The following proteins come from a genomic window of Litoribacterium kuwaitense:
- a CDS encoding pyridoxal phosphate-dependent aminotransferase: protein MKNFQKSDALKRLPDQFFAALATRVREKQQSGANVINLGQGNPDQPTPPHIVQALQNAASNPLYHKYPPFKGFDFLKEAVATFYEREYDVTLDPHHEVAVLFGGKTGLVEMSQCLLNPGDTALVPDPGYPDYLSGLALAGANMHTMPLHAENRFLPDYTAIPGDVREQAKMMFLNYPNNPTGAMADTHFFEQTIQFADQHDICVIHDFAYGAIGNEAETPRSFMQTTGAKEVGIEIYTLSKTYNMAGWRVAFAVGHPQIIEYIELLQDHYYVSLFGGIQEAAATALLDSQACVRELSNMYNKRRTVLVNGLRGAGFELPDPQGSFFVWVPIPEPYTSSVAFSNDLLDHAHVAVAPGAGFGSYGEGYIRIGLLSDLELIEQAIERIVQFNRSLTTT, encoded by the coding sequence TTGAAGAATTTTCAAAAATCCGACGCTTTAAAACGTCTCCCTGACCAATTTTTTGCTGCTCTCGCTACTCGTGTTCGAGAAAAACAGCAATCTGGTGCCAACGTCATTAACCTTGGGCAAGGCAACCCTGACCAACCAACACCGCCCCATATTGTTCAAGCACTGCAAAACGCCGCCAGTAATCCTCTGTACCATAAATATCCCCCGTTTAAAGGGTTTGATTTTCTGAAGGAAGCGGTCGCCACTTTTTACGAGCGCGAATACGATGTCACACTCGATCCTCACCATGAAGTAGCTGTGCTTTTTGGCGGCAAGACAGGGCTCGTGGAAATGAGTCAGTGCCTGCTCAATCCAGGTGATACCGCACTCGTTCCGGATCCTGGCTATCCTGATTATCTTTCCGGTCTTGCATTGGCCGGGGCAAACATGCATACGATGCCACTGCACGCGGAAAATCGCTTCTTACCTGACTATACAGCGATCCCAGGTGATGTCCGTGAGCAAGCGAAAATGATGTTTTTAAACTATCCAAACAATCCGACAGGCGCGATGGCAGACACTCACTTTTTTGAACAAACCATCCAATTTGCTGATCAACACGACATATGTGTCATTCATGATTTTGCCTATGGCGCGATTGGCAATGAAGCTGAAACGCCGCGTAGTTTTATGCAGACGACGGGCGCGAAAGAGGTTGGCATTGAAATATATACTTTGTCAAAAACATATAATATGGCAGGATGGCGTGTGGCCTTTGCCGTTGGTCACCCACAAATCATTGAATATATTGAACTGTTGCAAGATCATTATTACGTGAGCTTATTCGGCGGCATTCAAGAAGCAGCCGCTACGGCTTTGCTCGACTCACAGGCGTGTGTCAGAGAATTGTCGAACATGTACAACAAGCGTCGAACAGTGCTTGTGAATGGCCTAAGAGGTGCCGGCTTTGAGCTTCCTGATCCACAGGGTTCGTTTTTCGTCTGGGTGCCGATTCCCGAGCCGTACACATCAAGTGTTGCTTTTAGCAATGACCTGTTAGATCATGCGCACGTCGCAGTCGCTCCTGGGGCAGGCTTTGGATCATACGGGGAAGGGTACATTCGGATCGGATTGCTGTCGGATTTAGAGTTGATAGAGCAAGCGATTGAGCGTATAGTACAGTTTAACAGAAGCCTAACGACGACGTGA
- a CDS encoding TlpA family protein disulfide reductase, whose protein sequence is MKLREEMPELSGATTWFNGETTKEELIGDKPTLIHFWSVSCGLCKEAMPNVNQFRDDYKDQLNVVAVHMPRSEKDLDLDQVQAVAKEHEITQPIFVDNEHKLTDAFENQYVPAYYVFDKEGNLRHFQAGGGGMKMLTKRVNRVLGEAGA, encoded by the coding sequence ATGAAATTAAGAGAAGAAATGCCCGAGCTTTCTGGAGCTACTACATGGTTCAACGGTGAAACAACAAAAGAAGAATTGATTGGTGACAAACCAACACTCATTCATTTTTGGTCAGTGAGCTGCGGGCTTTGTAAAGAAGCAATGCCGAATGTGAACCAATTCCGTGATGACTATAAAGATCAGCTTAATGTCGTCGCTGTCCATATGCCTCGTTCTGAAAAAGACCTTGATCTTGATCAAGTTCAAGCTGTCGCGAAAGAGCACGAGATTACCCAGCCGATCTTTGTTGATAATGAGCACAAACTGACGGACGCTTTTGAAAATCAATACGTGCCAGCGTACTACGTATTTGATAAAGAAGGCAACCTTCGCCATTTCCAAGCTGGTGGCGGCGGTATGAAAATGTTGACGAAGCGTGTGAACCGCGTTCTAGGTGAAGCTGGAGCGTAA
- a CDS encoding YihY/virulence factor BrkB family protein yields MTFLKDLFVKISEDELPALAASLSYFFLLSIFPFLIFAVTLLAYLPLDYNDVFAAISSYAPGDTLDFLETNLEGILASNTTSLLSVGIIGALWSASLALNGLMRALNRAYEVEENRSFLYARSLSIVLTIGMFFVLIVALLLPVFGKEIGVFLFSYLNLSDEFLEVWALLRWGFSSAIIFIVFSFLFWTAPNLRLSYKDVLPGAAFSAIGWQFSSLAFAYYVNNINNYQSTYGSLGGVIVLMVWLYISGLVILVGGEINALLRRRRQDQVEG; encoded by the coding sequence ATGACGTTTCTTAAAGATTTGTTTGTTAAAATTAGCGAGGACGAGCTGCCTGCACTTGCAGCTTCCCTCTCATATTTCTTTTTATTGTCAATTTTTCCGTTTCTTATTTTTGCGGTTACATTACTGGCCTACTTGCCATTGGATTATAACGATGTGTTTGCAGCAATTTCTAGCTATGCGCCCGGCGATACGCTTGATTTTCTCGAAACCAATCTTGAGGGAATTTTGGCAAGCAATACGACAAGCCTCCTTTCAGTCGGGATTATTGGTGCGCTTTGGAGTGCGTCGCTTGCTTTAAATGGTTTAATGCGTGCGCTTAATCGTGCGTATGAGGTTGAAGAAAACCGCTCATTTTTATATGCACGTTCATTGAGTATCGTGTTGACCATAGGTATGTTCTTCGTGTTAATTGTGGCGCTTTTACTCCCGGTATTTGGAAAAGAAATCGGAGTGTTTTTGTTTTCATATTTGAATTTATCAGACGAATTCCTTGAAGTGTGGGCGTTATTGCGCTGGGGATTTAGCTCGGCGATTATATTTATCGTGTTTTCCTTTTTATTTTGGACTGCGCCAAACTTACGACTTTCATATAAAGACGTGCTTCCAGGCGCCGCCTTCTCGGCCATTGGGTGGCAATTTTCTTCCTTAGCGTTTGCCTATTATGTAAATAATATTAACAATTATCAAAGCACATACGGCAGCTTAGGCGGGGTCATTGTGCTTATGGTGTGGCTGTATATTTCCGGGCTCGTCATTTTAGTAGGTGGAGAAATTAATGCATTGCTTCGCCGGCGCCGGCAAGACCAAGTTGAAGGGTGA
- a CDS encoding secondary thiamine-phosphate synthase enzyme YjbQ: MLFRKNVQTMKRDEMIEITQEVQKAVTEARVNEGIVLVYCPHTTAGMTINENADPDVVHDMLLSWDEVYPWHHSAYRHAEGNTAAHLKASTVGPSQQIIIDGGRLVLGTWQGIYFCEFDGPRNRTYYIKIT, encoded by the coding sequence ATGCTGTTTAGAAAAAACGTTCAAACAATGAAAAGAGACGAGATGATTGAAATCACTCAGGAAGTGCAAAAGGCAGTGACAGAAGCTAGAGTGAATGAAGGAATCGTTCTCGTTTACTGTCCACATACGACGGCTGGGATGACGATTAATGAAAATGCTGATCCCGATGTCGTTCACGATATGCTGCTCTCATGGGATGAGGTTTATCCGTGGCATCATAGCGCGTATCGACATGCAGAAGGTAATACCGCTGCTCATTTAAAAGCAAGTACAGTCGGGCCCTCGCAGCAAATCATTATCGATGGGGGGAGGCTCGTTCTCGGGACGTGGCAAGGGATTTATTTCTGTGAGTTTGATGGGCCAAGAAACCGGACATATTACATAAAGATAACGTAA